A stretch of the Vibrio aquimaris genome encodes the following:
- the tal gene encoding transaldolase, whose protein sequence is MSNKLEQLRKLTTVVADTGEIDAIKKYQPEDATTNPSLILKAAQIEEYAPLINASIDYAKTQSSDKAQQIQDTCDMLAVNIGKEILKTIPGRISTEVDARLSYDTEGSVAKARQLVKMYNDAGITNDRILIKLASTWEGIRAAEILEKEGINCNLTLLFSFAQARACAEAGVFLISPFVGRIMDWYKAKEGRDFSPEEDPGVLSVSKIYNYYKDYGYNTVVMGASFRNIGEILELAGCDRLTIAPALLAELEAAEGHVAEKLVDSKGAQARPAAMTHAEFLWEHNQDPMAVEKLAEGIRNFAVDQGKLEAMIEAKL, encoded by the coding sequence ATGAGCAACAAATTAGAGCAACTTCGTAAACTAACGACTGTCGTCGCAGACACTGGTGAGATAGACGCTATCAAGAAATACCAACCAGAAGATGCCACTACCAACCCTTCTCTGATTCTTAAAGCCGCTCAAATCGAAGAATACGCCCCTCTTATCAATGCTTCCATTGACTACGCAAAAACTCAAAGCAGCGACAAAGCACAGCAAATCCAAGATACCTGTGACATGCTGGCGGTAAACATTGGTAAAGAAATTCTAAAAACCATTCCAGGCCGTATTTCTACAGAAGTTGATGCTCGTCTTTCTTACGATACTGAAGGCAGTGTTGCAAAAGCTCGTCAGCTAGTAAAAATGTACAACGACGCAGGCATTACTAACGATCGCATCCTAATCAAGCTTGCTTCAACTTGGGAAGGTATCCGCGCGGCTGAGATTTTAGAAAAAGAAGGCATCAACTGTAACCTCACGCTTCTATTCTCATTTGCTCAAGCTCGCGCTTGTGCAGAAGCTGGTGTGTTCCTTATCTCTCCATTCGTAGGCCGCATCATGGATTGGTACAAAGCGAAAGAAGGTCGTGATTTCTCTCCAGAAGAAGACCCAGGCGTACTATCGGTCAGCAAAATCTACAACTACTACAAAGACTACGGCTATAACACAGTTGTGATGGGTGCAAGCTTCCGTAACATCGGCGAAATCCTTGAGCTTGCGGGTTGTGACCGTCTTACTATCGCACCAGCTTTATTGGCAGAGCTAGAAGCAGCTGAAGGCCACGTAGCTGAAAAATTGGTGGATTCTAAAGGTGCGCAAGCGCGTCCAGCGGCAATGACTCACGCAGAGTTCCTATGGGAGCACAACCAAGACCCGATGGCGGTAGAGAAGTTGGCAGAAGGTATCCGCAACTTCGCAGTTGACCAAGGCAAACTAGAAGCCATGATCGAAGCTAAGCTTTAA
- the add gene encoding adenosine deaminase: protein MQFIDLPKIDLHCHLDGSVRPETILDLANQQGISLPTQDIEQIRELMIAPETCPNLDEYLKRFDLPLSVMQTADALERISFELYEDAAKENVKYLEVRFGPLLHLESGLTLEQVLSSVVNGMKRAESLYDIKGNYILSILRHAPKDRIKEVLDVGQPYLGNGIAAFDLAGGEAAGFCAEFVPYAEYAKDRGYHVTIHAGEQGVGQNVYDAINLLGAERIGHGIHITGHQAAYDMVKDQHIALETCPSSNVQTKAVTALSNHPAKVFLKDGIAITINTDNRTVSNTTMTAEVEKVMQEFALTLDDYFKIYSYSVESAFTSEQVKRHLRSFIPA from the coding sequence ATGCAATTTATTGATCTTCCTAAAATTGACTTACACTGTCATCTTGATGGCAGTGTGCGCCCAGAAACGATTCTTGATCTTGCAAATCAGCAAGGTATTTCCCTACCGACTCAAGATATTGAGCAAATACGCGAGCTGATGATCGCGCCTGAAACTTGCCCAAATCTTGACGAATACTTAAAGCGTTTTGACTTGCCCCTCTCTGTGATGCAAACCGCTGACGCACTCGAGAGAATTTCTTTCGAGCTTTATGAAGATGCGGCGAAAGAAAACGTCAAATACCTTGAAGTACGTTTTGGCCCCCTATTACACCTTGAAAGCGGTTTAACACTTGAGCAAGTGCTATCAAGCGTTGTCAACGGCATGAAACGCGCAGAATCGCTTTACGATATTAAAGGCAACTACATCCTTTCGATTCTTCGCCATGCACCAAAAGACAGAATCAAAGAAGTATTAGATGTTGGTCAGCCGTATTTAGGCAATGGTATTGCTGCCTTTGATCTCGCCGGTGGAGAAGCCGCTGGATTTTGCGCTGAGTTTGTCCCGTATGCCGAGTACGCTAAAGATAGAGGTTATCACGTCACGATTCATGCTGGCGAGCAAGGTGTGGGGCAAAACGTTTATGATGCAATCAACTTACTAGGCGCTGAACGTATTGGTCATGGTATTCACATTACTGGCCATCAAGCTGCCTATGACATGGTCAAAGATCAGCATATCGCTTTAGAAACATGCCCAAGCAGTAATGTTCAGACTAAGGCGGTTACTGCCCTATCTAACCACCCTGCTAAGGTATTTTTAAAAGATGGTATCGCCATTACAATCAATACTGATAATCGCACTGTGTCGAATACAACAATGACGGCGGAAGTGGAAAAAGTCATGCAAGAATTTGCGCTAACACTTGATGATTACTTCAAGATTTACTCATACAGTGTTGAGTCTGCGTTTACTTCTGAACAAGTGAAACGGCACCTACGCAGCTTTATACCTGCGTAG
- the tkt gene encoding transketolase, with product MDRKHLANAIRALSMDGVQQANSGHPGAPMGMADIAEVLWRSHLNHNPANPEWADRDRFVLSNGHGSMLIYSLLHLSGYALSIDELKNFRQLHSKTPGHPEYGYAPGVETTTGPLGQGITNAVGMALAEKTLAAQFNKSGHDIVDHYTYAFMGDGCLMEGISHEACSLAGTLGLGKLIAFWDDNGISIDGHVEGWFSDDTPKRFESYGWHVIPAVDGHDPEAIDAAIKAAKADPRPTLICTKTIIGFGSPNKSGSHDCHGAPLGADEIAATRKQLGWEHGPFEIPADVYAQWDAKEAGTAKEAAWNEKFDAYAAAYPAEAAELKRRLNGELPAEWEQKTSQIIADLQANPANIASRKASQNALEAFGQMLPEFLGGSADLAPSNLTMWSGSKSVSAEDASGNYIHYGVREFGMTAIMNGIALHGGFVPYGATFLMFMEYARNAMRMAALMKIQNIQVYTHDSIGLGEDGPTHQPVEQMASLRMTPNMNTWRPCDQVESAVAWKLAIERKDAPTALVFSRQNLAQQERSAEQVANIAKGGYILKDCQGQPELILIATGSEVELAVNAAAELSAQGKQVRVVSMPSTDAFDRQDAAYRESVLPSDVTARVAIEAGIADFWYKYVGFDGRIIGMTTFGESAPAGELFKMFGFTTENVLNTAKELLD from the coding sequence ATGGATCGCAAACACCTAGCTAACGCTATTCGTGCCCTTAGCATGGACGGCGTACAACAAGCCAATTCTGGTCACCCAGGCGCCCCAATGGGCATGGCGGATATCGCTGAAGTTCTTTGGCGTTCACACTTAAATCACAACCCAGCAAACCCTGAATGGGCCGATCGTGACCGTTTCGTACTGTCTAACGGACACGGCTCTATGCTGATTTACTCTCTGCTGCACCTTTCAGGCTACGCGTTGTCGATTGATGAGCTGAAAAACTTCCGCCAACTTCATTCTAAAACGCCAGGCCACCCAGAATATGGTTACGCGCCAGGTGTTGAAACGACTACAGGTCCTCTTGGCCAAGGTATTACCAATGCAGTTGGTATGGCCCTTGCGGAAAAAACGCTAGCGGCGCAGTTTAACAAGTCAGGCCATGACATTGTCGATCACTACACCTACGCCTTTATGGGCGATGGCTGTTTGATGGAAGGGATCTCGCATGAAGCGTGTTCTCTCGCGGGTACACTAGGTCTTGGTAAGCTTATCGCGTTTTGGGATGACAACGGCATTTCAATCGATGGTCACGTTGAAGGCTGGTTCTCTGATGATACGCCTAAGCGTTTTGAGTCTTACGGCTGGCACGTTATTCCAGCGGTGGATGGCCACGATCCTGAAGCGATCGATGCGGCGATCAAAGCTGCGAAAGCCGATCCTCGTCCAACATTAATTTGTACTAAAACCATTATTGGTTTTGGTTCACCGAATAAATCAGGCTCTCACGATTGTCACGGTGCTCCGCTTGGCGCTGATGAAATTGCGGCTACTCGCAAGCAATTGGGTTGGGAACATGGTCCATTTGAAATCCCTGCGGATGTCTATGCCCAGTGGGATGCCAAAGAAGCTGGCACAGCCAAAGAAGCAGCGTGGAATGAAAAATTTGACGCTTATGCTGCGGCTTACCCAGCAGAAGCGGCAGAGCTTAAGCGCCGTCTAAATGGCGAACTGCCTGCTGAGTGGGAACAAAAAACCAGCCAAATCATCGCAGATTTGCAAGCTAACCCTGCCAATATTGCTTCACGTAAGGCGTCGCAAAACGCGCTGGAAGCCTTTGGTCAAATGCTGCCAGAATTTTTGGGCGGCTCTGCCGACTTAGCGCCTTCAAACCTCACTATGTGGTCTGGCTCTAAGTCAGTATCGGCGGAAGATGCATCAGGTAACTACATCCACTACGGCGTGCGTGAATTTGGTATGACAGCCATCATGAATGGTATTGCTTTGCACGGCGGCTTTGTCCCTTACGGCGCGACTTTCCTTATGTTTATGGAATACGCACGTAATGCGATGCGTATGGCCGCATTGATGAAGATCCAAAACATTCAAGTCTACACGCACGACTCGATTGGTTTAGGTGAAGATGGCCCAACACACCAACCTGTTGAGCAAATGGCTTCATTGCGCATGACGCCAAACATGAACACATGGCGTCCGTGTGATCAGGTTGAATCTGCCGTGGCTTGGAAACTGGCGATTGAGCGTAAAGATGCGCCAACTGCTCTGGTTTTCTCTCGTCAAAACCTCGCGCAGCAAGAGCGCAGCGCAGAGCAAGTGGCGAACATTGCCAAAGGTGGTTACATCCTAAAAGACTGCCAAGGCCAGCCAGAGCTTATTTTAATTGCTACGGGTTCCGAAGTAGAGCTTGCAGTTAATGCGGCGGCTGAGCTAAGCGCGCAAGGCAAGCAAGTACGCGTGGTTTCTATGCCATCGACTGATGCTTTTGATAGACAAGACGCAGCGTACCGCGAAAGCGTTCTGCCATCAGATGTGACAGCGCGTGTGGCTATTGAAGCGGGTATTGCTGACTTCTGGTACAAGTATGTTGGCTTTGACGGCCGCATCATAGGTATGACAACCTTTGGTGAATCAGCGCCAGCAGGTGAGCTATTTAAGATGTTCGGCTTTACCACTGAAAATGTGCTGAACACAGCGAAAGAATTACTCGATTAA
- a CDS encoding DUF1214 domain-containing protein, translating to MKKVTKTLISGLIFAALTSSAYADNNIKIENMHTRSGDFAFETSVLNGIPTEESSKKLFNLMDFQRATQAYIWSIPLTSNYAWKAAYEKMGSEDGQITYVASHQSKLGGLTYNTSTPYAITWFNVEKEPVVVNIPTDELRGAVHTMWQIGIAQMTKPGTYVIKAKGSETPKNLPKDAVVLESDTNYVFFGVRLMAKTEKQRMTDLESMSITHLDGKPLSDRGVNYPKKGLDAKHPRGMEFWLVLNEAIQTEPVAERDRIMHDMLRPLGIEKGKPFEPNAEQVKTMKEAVVLGEAMTKNIDFNKTGRLHQSVYGPEGNRWEVATASTPNQDRAYGMDLDGRAAWFYEAVTNDIAMHGFENGGWGQIYLDNYRDGEGYGLNGSNHYTLTLDGDVNYADLFWTITVYNVENRAIIDNDIQRADVGSNVPSTVKDADGNYTFHFSPTKPEGVNEANWVQTRPDENWFVYFRAYSPSKAFVDQKPETILPNFKHVK from the coding sequence ATGAAAAAAGTAACGAAAACCCTTATCTCTGGTTTGATATTTGCCGCTTTAACCAGTAGCGCATACGCAGACAACAACATCAAGATTGAGAACATGCACACCCGCTCTGGTGATTTTGCTTTTGAAACCAGCGTGCTCAACGGTATTCCAACAGAGGAAAGCTCAAAGAAACTGTTTAATCTGATGGATTTTCAGCGCGCGACACAAGCTTACATTTGGTCTATTCCGCTGACGTCTAACTACGCGTGGAAGGCGGCGTATGAAAAAATGGGCTCAGAAGATGGCCAAATTACTTATGTGGCATCGCATCAATCTAAATTGGGTGGCTTAACTTACAACACCTCAACGCCCTACGCGATTACATGGTTTAACGTAGAGAAAGAGCCCGTTGTGGTGAACATCCCGACCGATGAACTGCGTGGTGCGGTGCATACCATGTGGCAGATTGGCATTGCACAAATGACTAAACCAGGCACATACGTCATAAAAGCTAAGGGCAGCGAAACACCGAAGAACCTACCAAAAGATGCGGTGGTACTTGAATCAGATACCAACTATGTTTTCTTTGGTGTGCGCTTAATGGCGAAAACAGAGAAACAGCGCATGACGGACTTGGAGTCGATGTCAATCACGCATCTGGATGGCAAACCACTCAGCGATCGAGGTGTTAACTACCCGAAAAAAGGTCTCGATGCGAAACACCCACGTGGTATGGAGTTTTGGCTGGTGCTCAACGAAGCCATTCAAACAGAACCTGTTGCAGAACGCGATCGCATAATGCATGACATGTTGCGTCCATTGGGTATTGAGAAGGGTAAACCTTTCGAGCCAAATGCCGAGCAAGTGAAGACCATGAAAGAAGCGGTAGTGCTTGGTGAGGCAATGACTAAGAATATCGACTTCAACAAAACGGGTCGTTTACATCAATCAGTATATGGGCCTGAAGGGAACCGATGGGAAGTCGCAACAGCATCAACACCAAACCAAGATCGCGCTTATGGTATGGATCTCGATGGCCGTGCGGCATGGTTTTATGAAGCGGTGACAAACGACATTGCAATGCATGGCTTTGAAAATGGTGGTTGGGGTCAGATTTACCTTGATAACTACCGTGATGGCGAAGGTTATGGTCTAAATGGCAGCAATCACTACACGTTAACTTTAGATGGCGATGTGAACTACGCCGATTTGTTCTGGACCATTACTGTGTACAATGTGGAAAACCGCGCTATCATCGATAACGACATTCAACGTGCCGATGTGGGCTCTAACGTTCCGAGCACAGTGAAAGACGCAGACGGTAATTACACGTTCCATTTCTCACCAACTAAGCCAGAAGGTGTGAATGAAGCAAACTGGGTACAAACTCGACCAGATGAAAACTGGTTTGTGTACTTCCGTGCTTACTCACCAAGCAAAGCGTTTGTTGACCAGAAGCCAGAAACGATTCTGCCAAACTTTAAACACGTGAAGTAA
- a CDS encoding AraC family transcriptional regulator, whose amino-acid sequence MKNEYRLSALYLSAFPRLCRRYGVEPQTLTSKLNIQISTLHDENQELSHQQFSELLNLAAKETKDPLFALELSTLIDYQSLDIAMLLIAGQESLANIYPVLFGLYSYQQRASRHQLDIRDDIARHFTQFLFEPNVDTSQHALLSIGGIITTFKMVLGERLKLHQVHFKAHYQGESGAQQQTQIERLERFFGCKVILGSQFDGFEFPKALLTEKPDLEMTITNQMRRKVSHDLQHHNTLLEITTNSILLLLPLGDISKTLVSKMLGIHPRTLQNLLNKNNLTYRDIVNSVRDTESKKLLTNSEYPIRTIADMLCYASTDSFIRQFKRTNGTTPLQYRKQHRA is encoded by the coding sequence GTGAAAAACGAATATCGATTGAGTGCGTTATACCTCTCTGCTTTTCCTAGATTGTGCAGACGATATGGTGTTGAGCCTCAAACCTTAACCTCAAAGCTCAATATTCAAATCTCAACCTTGCACGATGAAAACCAAGAGCTTAGCCACCAGCAATTTTCAGAACTGCTGAACTTGGCCGCCAAAGAGACCAAAGACCCGTTGTTCGCCCTAGAGCTCAGTACCTTGATTGACTACCAGTCTTTGGACATCGCTATGTTGCTGATTGCCGGTCAGGAATCTCTCGCAAACATCTATCCGGTTTTGTTTGGCCTGTACAGCTATCAGCAACGCGCTTCTCGCCATCAACTTGATATTCGTGACGACATTGCTCGCCACTTTACTCAGTTCTTATTCGAACCCAATGTCGATACAAGCCAACACGCTTTGCTTTCCATTGGAGGAATCATTACGACGTTCAAGATGGTATTGGGCGAACGGTTGAAGTTGCATCAAGTGCATTTTAAAGCGCACTACCAAGGTGAGTCAGGAGCACAGCAGCAAACACAAATAGAACGTCTTGAACGTTTCTTTGGATGCAAAGTGATATTGGGTAGTCAGTTCGATGGTTTTGAGTTCCCCAAAGCCCTACTCACAGAAAAGCCCGATTTGGAAATGACCATTACCAATCAAATGCGACGCAAAGTCTCTCACGATCTTCAACATCACAACACGCTATTGGAAATCACCACCAACTCGATTCTGTTATTGCTTCCGCTCGGTGATATCAGCAAAACCTTGGTCAGCAAAATGCTCGGCATCCACCCGAGAACATTGCAGAACTTGTTGAACAAAAATAACCTCACCTATCGAGATATCGTGAACTCGGTTCGCGACACCGAGAGCAAGAAACTGCTCACCAACAGCGAATATCCAATCCGCACCATTGCTGACATGCTTTGCTACGCTTCTACCGATTCTTTTATCCGCCAGTTCAAACGCACCAATGGCACCACACCTTTGCAATATCGAAAACAGCATCGCGCGTGA
- a CDS encoding methyl-accepting chemotaxis protein, which translates to MAATQHSQEHETLLETNEQLVSTTDLSGVITYSNEAFCRIAEFSQDELLGQHHNIVRHDSMPKSAFADMWAHLKNGQAWRGIVKNRTKSGGFYWVDAYVTPIYDNGKMVGYQSVRVKPKREWVNVAEKAYKKLLKAEKSGRRLSFPRFDALRYVIVFVALIAPLLAKTFAVEGVLSWIMNLLPLAGFMAFKQELVDTPRQLQHLRTVYDSISRLIYSGQGQFSVADFHIKLLSARIRTVLGRMTDSAKPLLSLSDSLSATTNEVSQALEQQTRDIRQVRVASEEVELTANEVSTSTHEAHELIDDTLNTCLLAKETIDKTHANLEQLSLQAEQATQATFQLSEQAQNVSQMMEEIGGIAEQTNLLALNAAIEAARAGEQGRGFAVVSDEVRALSGRTANATVQIKDSIGTMLETIEKWQKDIIENREQTNACGEVAQESAKRLSDVEAMMHSMDNLMKVVEDASMKQRRLSEDVNLHIQSIASAAEKNLLATQSVNQHSHELRNQVNEFYHLAQRFEEKQ; encoded by the coding sequence ATGGCAGCTACCCAACATTCCCAAGAACATGAAACTTTATTAGAAACCAATGAACAACTTGTTTCCACTACCGATTTAAGTGGTGTAATTACCTATAGTAACGAAGCTTTTTGCCGCATTGCCGAATTTAGCCAAGATGAATTGCTTGGGCAGCATCACAACATTGTCCGTCACGATTCTATGCCCAAATCCGCGTTCGCCGACATGTGGGCGCATTTGAAAAATGGTCAGGCTTGGCGTGGAATTGTTAAAAACAGGACTAAATCAGGCGGCTTTTATTGGGTAGATGCTTATGTGACGCCCATTTATGACAATGGCAAGATGGTTGGTTACCAATCAGTTCGGGTTAAGCCCAAAAGAGAATGGGTAAATGTTGCCGAGAAGGCATACAAAAAGTTGCTAAAAGCCGAAAAGTCAGGACGTCGCCTATCATTTCCTCGTTTCGATGCGCTGCGCTACGTCATTGTGTTTGTTGCCCTCATTGCACCGTTGCTCGCAAAAACGTTTGCCGTTGAAGGCGTGCTTAGCTGGATTATGAATCTGCTTCCACTTGCAGGCTTTATGGCTTTTAAACAAGAGCTTGTCGATACACCGAGGCAGCTACAGCATTTAAGAACAGTTTATGACAGCATCAGTCGTTTGATTTACTCTGGTCAAGGGCAGTTTTCTGTTGCGGATTTTCATATTAAGTTGCTATCAGCGCGTATTCGTACTGTCTTAGGACGAATGACAGACTCAGCAAAGCCGCTTTTGAGTCTATCAGACAGTTTAAGCGCGACAACTAATGAGGTGTCACAAGCGCTTGAGCAACAAACTCGCGATATTCGCCAAGTGCGAGTGGCATCAGAAGAAGTGGAATTGACGGCTAATGAAGTTTCAACCAGCACTCATGAAGCCCATGAGCTGATTGATGATACGCTAAATACTTGTTTGCTAGCCAAAGAGACGATAGATAAAACGCATGCCAACCTTGAGCAGTTAAGCCTTCAAGCAGAGCAGGCCACACAAGCTACTTTTCAATTGAGCGAACAAGCGCAAAATGTCAGTCAAATGATGGAAGAAATCGGCGGGATCGCAGAACAAACCAATTTACTGGCACTCAACGCGGCAATTGAGGCGGCAAGAGCGGGGGAGCAGGGAAGAGGTTTTGCAGTTGTTTCAGATGAAGTTCGAGCGCTTTCAGGTCGCACGGCCAATGCCACTGTGCAAATCAAAGACAGTATCGGTACTATGTTAGAGACGATTGAAAAGTGGCAGAAAGATATTATTGAAAATCGCGAGCAAACCAATGCCTGTGGTGAAGTGGCTCAAGAAAGCGCAAAACGTCTATCAGATGTTGAAGCTATGATGCATTCAATGGACAATTTGATGAAAGTGGTCGAGGATGCCTCAATGAAGCAGCGCCGACTATCAGAGGATGTGAATTTGCATATCCAGTCGATTGCGTCGGCAGCGGAGAAAAACCTTTTGGCAACTCAATCAGTTAACCAACATTCCCATGAACTGCGTAATCAAGTGAACGAGTTTTATCATCTCGCGCAGCGGTTTGAAGAAAAACAATAG
- a CDS encoding sugar-binding transcriptional regulator, with the protein MSKSPNDMSDDSADLLTEVSVAYYQDGATQEEISKKFAVSRAKVGRMLKQARDEGIVEITVKYHPVFSAKIEQRLVERFGVKRALVALDQPSEEQQRLQVAGLVSKFMASSIQNGSVVTVGQGRNVSAVAHHVGVIPQRDVKFVCGIGGIHPRGGMFNADHICRQFAKTYGGTSETLYAPAYAENPEQKRAFMQNATVKQTLDLARKADVALVGIGDMSENSYMVDLGWFTADEVVQSRMNQGVVGDFAGYDFFDIHGKSAKTVMSDRVIGLGIEEFRPISQVIAIAAENSKPLAMLGALRTGVIDVIATSVSNALTVLNLDEQMK; encoded by the coding sequence ATGAGTAAGTCGCCCAATGATATGTCTGACGATAGCGCTGATCTGTTAACGGAAGTTTCCGTTGCTTATTACCAAGATGGTGCGACGCAGGAAGAAATCTCAAAAAAATTTGCCGTATCGAGAGCAAAAGTAGGTCGTATGCTCAAACAAGCGCGAGACGAGGGCATTGTTGAAATCACGGTCAAATACCACCCTGTATTTAGCGCCAAGATAGAACAAAGGTTGGTTGAACGCTTTGGCGTTAAGCGCGCTTTAGTCGCACTTGATCAGCCAAGTGAAGAACAGCAACGCCTGCAAGTGGCAGGCTTGGTGTCTAAATTTATGGCCAGCTCAATTCAAAATGGCTCTGTCGTTACTGTGGGACAAGGCAGAAATGTCTCGGCTGTCGCGCACCATGTTGGTGTGATCCCACAAAGAGACGTGAAATTCGTCTGTGGCATTGGCGGCATTCACCCCAGAGGTGGTATGTTTAACGCTGATCACATTTGCCGTCAGTTTGCCAAAACCTATGGTGGCACCTCAGAGACACTTTATGCGCCAGCTTACGCAGAAAACCCAGAGCAAAAGCGCGCCTTTATGCAAAACGCGACCGTCAAACAAACCTTAGACTTGGCGCGCAAAGCTGATGTCGCATTAGTGGGCATAGGGGATATGAGTGAAAACAGTTATATGGTCGATTTAGGCTGGTTTACCGCCGATGAAGTGGTGCAGTCGCGAATGAATCAAGGCGTGGTAGGCGACTTTGCCGGATATGACTTTTTCGATATTCATGGCAAGTCCGCCAAAACCGTTATGAGTGATAGAGTAATAGGGTTGGGCATTGAAGAATTTCGCCCGATTTCGCAAGTCATCGCCATCGCCGCTGAAAACAGCAAACCCCTCGCCATGCTTGGCGCACTAAGGACAGGCGTGATTGATGTGATCGCCACCAGTGTTAGCAATGCCTTAACTGTATTAAACCTTGATGAACAGATGAAATAG
- a CDS encoding DUF1214 domain-containing protein, whose amino-acid sequence MKKTILATLIAITSMQTMAAVKVTDENFARAETDLYFTQQLERQPINVFDHNRGSVTVDNQMIIRSNTDLLYSTAVVDVSKGATFRLAKGDAYQIMHFFNNNHDNHMAIYGGDEIYIDSKIAGSDYIYILMRTATTAGMEEAHRLQDAAVIDAKSAKPFKPAQDWDSASRDAVRTKWEKQVNTIKTEEAFTTGITATPDNKQFMIGTAVGWAGLPAEYAVYSSRAGTGKVECADITFDKPSLSYEKGGYWSITAYSGKGWLMTDSNSADSTSAVPNKDGSYTIHFAPKGETCSAANNVIEVNDAGWNFTLRAYRPSNKAKAIKEMYNFPNVTAK is encoded by the coding sequence ATGAAAAAGACCATCTTAGCGACTCTTATTGCCATCACCTCGATGCAGACCATGGCTGCCGTTAAAGTGACCGACGAAAACTTCGCCCGTGCAGAAACTGACCTGTACTTCACTCAACAACTAGAGCGCCAACCAATCAATGTGTTTGACCACAACCGAGGCAGCGTCACCGTTGATAATCAGATGATCATTCGCTCAAACACCGACTTGCTCTACTCGACAGCCGTGGTCGATGTGTCGAAAGGGGCCACTTTCCGTTTAGCGAAAGGTGATGCTTACCAAATCATGCATTTCTTCAACAACAATCACGACAACCACATGGCGATTTACGGTGGTGACGAGATTTACATTGATTCGAAAATTGCAGGCTCGGATTACATATATATCCTAATGCGTACCGCTACAACGGCAGGCATGGAAGAAGCACATCGCTTACAAGATGCCGCCGTGATTGATGCAAAATCCGCAAAACCATTTAAGCCAGCGCAAGATTGGGACAGCGCCTCTCGCGACGCGGTACGTACGAAATGGGAGAAGCAAGTCAACACGATTAAGACAGAAGAAGCCTTCACTACTGGCATTACTGCAACGCCAGATAACAAGCAATTTATGATTGGTACCGCTGTGGGCTGGGCTGGCTTACCAGCAGAGTACGCGGTGTACTCTTCACGAGCAGGTACTGGCAAAGTTGAGTGTGCTGACATCACCTTCGATAAACCGTCACTAAGCTATGAAAAAGGCGGTTACTGGTCTATCACGGCATACTCAGGCAAAGGCTGGTTGATGACGGATAGCAACAGCGCAGACTCAACCTCCGCTGTACCAAACAAAGATGGTTCTTACACTATTCACTTCGCACCGAAAGGCGAGACATGCAGTGCCGCGAATAACGTAATTGAAGTGAACGATGCAGGCTGGAACTTCACGCTGCGCGCTTACCGTCCAAGTAACAAAGCCAAAGCGATTAAGGAAATGTACAACTTCCCGAACGTGACGGCAAAGTAA